One segment of Cervus canadensis isolate Bull #8, Minnesota chromosome 32, ASM1932006v1, whole genome shotgun sequence DNA contains the following:
- the LOC122433370 gene encoding zymogen granule protein 16 homolog B-like, which produces MLLWLTLALLWSPTCWAQQVYGPGGGTYFSTSRDFQNNITGIRVFVGPLGLIKSIQVRYGSSWSEKYGAPGGTPQEIILQPEEHITGIYGSYRSFLRYLVIYTNQGHWFPFGKEVGNTFAVFPDDSDKVLTRVYGHYRLLGITSIGFEWGYP; this is translated from the exons ATGCTGCTGTGGCTGACCCTCGCCCTCCTGTGGAGCCCCACCTGCTGGGCACAGC AGGTGTATGGGCCTGGAGGAGGTACCTATTTCAGTACCTCTAGAGATTTCCAAAACAATATCACCGGAATTCGAGTGTTTGTAGGTCCTCTGGGCCTAATCAAGAG TATCCAGGTGAGATATGGCTCTTCCTGGAGTGAGAAATACGGAGCCCCAGGCGGGACACCTCAGGAAATCATTCTGCAGCCAGAAGAACACATTACAGGAATCTACGGCTCCTATAGGAGTTTCCTCCGCTACTTGGTCATATACACAAACCAAGGGCACTGGTTCCCATTTGGGAAGGAAGTTGGCAACACCTTTGCTGTCTTCCCTGATGACAGTGACAAGGTGCTCACCAGAGTCTACGGCCACTACAGGCTTCTGGGCATTACCAGCATTGGCTTTGAATGGGGTTATCCTTGA